In the genome of Noviherbaspirillum saxi, the window GACGAAATGGCGAACGCCGGCGCCTTCAAAGAAGGCGATGCCCCAGCCGTCATTGTGGACGTCGGTGCGGCCGCCACGCGTGGCGAAGCCGGTAAAGCTGAATACGATGTCCGTCGGGACATTGCAATTCATTCCGAGGAGCTGACACATGGCATGAAAATGATTTCGGGTTGAAGCAATGCGGGCGGAGATTCACGCCACCAGGCCAACATAGCACGATCAGCAACAGGTGTGCTGCGAATACATCATGCCGCCTGCCACGGATCGGCTTCGGGACGAGGAAACTGTTTTGCCATGAAGTCGACGAAGGTTCTCACTTTTGCCGATAGCAGACGACGGCTCGGATAAACCAGCATCACCGGCAACCTTCCCAGTTCGTGCCCGGGCAGCAGCCGCACCAGACGCCCGGCGGCCAGATCGTCGCCCAATGCAAACGATGGCCGAATCGTGATTCCCATTCCGGCGATCGCACAATGACGCAGCAGGTCGCCATTGTTCGATACCACTTTCCCGCTTACCGGAATATTGACCGTGCCGCCATCAGGACCCTTGACCGGCCAATGATGGCGCAACTGTTCGTAAGAAAAATTCAGGCAGGAATGATGAGTGATATCTTCCAGGTCTTCCGGAGCGCCATGCCGCTTGACGTATTCAGGGGATGCGCATAACAGGGCTTCCGATACCGCAAGCTGACGTGCGATCATGCCGGCGTCGAATTTCTGGAAGTCGATGAAAATCCCGACATCGAAACGATCTTCGACCAAGTCGACGGTGCGGTCCGACAGGGTGACGTCCAATGTCACATCCGGGTAGAGACTCGCATACACCGGAAGCACATGCGCGAGCTGCTGTTGTCCAAACCCCAGATGCGAATAGATGCGCAGGATGCCGGCGGGCTTCTTTGCCTGCGAAGAAGCGATCGCTTCCGCGTCTTCGATTTCCTGCAGGATCTGCAATACCCGCTCCAGATAGGCATGTCCGGTTTCGGTCAGGGACAGCTTGCGCGTGGTCCGGTTCAGCAGGCGTGTGCCAAGGTGGTCTTCCAGATCGGCGACCAGGCGCGTGACGACCGCGTTGGACATATCGAGCGCTTGTGCTGCACGTGCGAAGCTTCCCTGTTCCACCACTTTTGAAAATACCCGCATCGATTGCAATCGATCCATCTCAACACCTTGATTTCAATTGTTTCTAAAGAGGGAATAGTGCTTTGCGATTATTGGTGTTTTTTGTGAACGGCGCAATGACTACACTTGATCCTATCCATGAGCAGACACCGCGACTTGCCCGTCGAAGACCTCGCTGCAGTCCGCAGCGAAGCGATCCGGCAGGCACCTGGGCGTCGGAGCGTTAGTAGCTTTAGCAGCTGAGTTGGGCGTAACGCTGGTGCCGCGAATGCAAACCAGGCCGTCCGTTCTGAAACAAAAAAAGCGTGCATGGAGTACGCTTTTTCTTTATATGAACGCTTTGCCGGACGGTGATGCAAATTCGGTACACTTTGGGACCGCGCTTGCACGACAAACGTCGTCGTCAACCAGGAAATCAAACGGAATCAAGTGCTTGGCGGGCCGGCATGTGTTTTGCGAACGCAGGACAGTATGACAGGCAACCGCATCAAGCGGTATGGATAGCGGCTTATGACAGTTAATAGGCACACCGCTGTTGCCTCTCACGTCGATCTCCGGTTCCCGCCATTGTCCGCGTAAGTGGGGCGTGGCGGGTTTTTTCATTTTGCACTCAAAAGAAGATGCCTTTGAGGAAATTATCTCCACGTCCGGCATGACGAAATAGACAGCTGGGAATTGGAAGCAAGACGTGAGTTAACACTTTTGGACGGACAGGATTAAATTCCTGGGGGATATTGATTTGCCTGTGTGTAATAAGTATGGTGTTGCCAGCTTCAGTAAAAGGCAGGTATCACGCCTATTTTGCGGCTTTACGCGGGCATTACATACATTCCTCGCTTTTCTTTCCGATAGCCATCCACAGTCATCCATATTCTGGAATCGGCATTAGCCATGCTTCCATCGGAAGTGACGGCCTCAGTATATCTAGTGCAAAAAATAAACAGTTAATCAGCGCGCACGTTACATATTTGGACAAAACTTTTCGTCCTTTGAAAAGAAGTCCTAGCAAATCAACAGTTTGCCCGACGGGCTTGGCTTTTGCTATTGCCGTATTCACCCAGTGTCGTCCCGATGAACGTCACGGTAAGCCGTGCCTGCGTCACATCGGGTGCCAATACGCTGATCGTTTGTCTAGTGGTTAAGAAGATTAAGGATGAAACATATGACGCAAACAAGAACGCAAGCCCACGCTCCGATGTCAAGCATGAAAGCCGCACGCGCAATCTACCGCTCGCGCCCGCACGACCTGCAAAATCTTTATGTCAGTCTCAAGCAATGGCGGATCTTTCATGCAGTCATCGACTGCGGCGGGTTTGCCGAGGCTGCCAAAGCACTTCACCTGAGCCAGTCGACCATCAGCTATACCGTCTCCAAATTGCAAGACCAGCTTGGTACTTCCTTGTTGCGAATCGAGGGGCGCAAAGCCAAGCTGACTCTGGAGGGGCGCGCCTTGCTGGACCGCTCCCGCCACATTCTGAAAGAAGCCATCGAACTCGAAAATTTCGCCAAGGACCTGGGTCAAGGCCTGGGTGGCGAAGTAAAACTGGTGGTCGACCACAATTTTCCGCCGCACTTGCTGGTGCGCGCGCTGGACGAGTTTTCCCGCACCGGGTGCGTTGCAAGCAATGTAAAGCTGAGCGAAGTCGATACGCTGCATGCCGAAGATGTCTTGCGCGACCTGAACGTCGACCTCGCCATTAGTGAACGCGTGCCTCTGGGTTTTCTGGGCGAGCCGCTGGTGGAAGTCGAGCATTTGCCGGTTGCGCATCCCGAACATCCATTGCTCAAACTCGGCCGCGATGTCAGCGCCATCGACCTGGCGCAGCATGTGCAGATAGGCGTTGGCCACGCCGCTGATCGCGAGCGCTCGACCGCCAGTTCAAAGCCTATGCGTCGCTGGGCAATGAGCAGTCCCGATACGGTGGTCGAGGCTCTTACCGAACGGCTGGGCTATGCGTGGCTGCCGGAACACCGAAT includes:
- a CDS encoding LysR family transcriptional regulator; translated protein: MDRLQSMRVFSKVVEQGSFARAAQALDMSNAVVTRLVADLEDHLGTRLLNRTTRKLSLTETGHAYLERVLQILQEIEDAEAIASSQAKKPAGILRIYSHLGFGQQQLAHVLPVYASLYPDVTLDVTLSDRTVDLVEDRFDVGIFIDFQKFDAGMIARQLAVSEALLCASPEYVKRHGAPEDLEDITHHSCLNFSYEQLRHHWPVKGPDGGTVNIPVSGKVVSNNGDLLRHCAIAGMGITIRPSFALGDDLAAGRLVRLLPGHELGRLPVMLVYPSRRLLSAKVRTFVDFMAKQFPRPEADPWQAA
- a CDS encoding LysR family transcriptional regulator, whose translation is MKAARAIYRSRPHDLQNLYVSLKQWRIFHAVIDCGGFAEAAKALHLSQSTISYTVSKLQDQLGTSLLRIEGRKAKLTLEGRALLDRSRHILKEAIELENFAKDLGQGLGGEVKLVVDHNFPPHLLVRALDEFSRTGCVASNVKLSEVDTLHAEDVLRDLNVDLAISERVPLGFLGEPLVEVEHLPVAHPEHPLLKLGRDVSAIDLAQHVQIGVGHAADRERSTASSKPMRRWAMSSPDTVVEALTERLGYAWLPEHRIRRWLDNGLLVRLPVGDNRPHKTMLYLIHGRPWASTAAAGRLADVLRGITCESASTHGANNVVV